Genomic window (Prinia subflava isolate CZ2003 ecotype Zambia chromosome 35, Cam_Psub_1.2, whole genome shotgun sequence):
CTGCCCACATTCCTGATTCCTCCATTGTCCCACCAGTCTCTCGCTGCTCTGATCACCAGCTCGCACTTCTGACCAGcctgaaggagcagctctggggaagcCTGCACAGAGATCCAGCCTGTGCCTCGTGTGTCTGTGTCCTGTCTGttctttgctgtgtttaaaataaaacaatcctGCATCCAACTCCTGCCTCTCTGGTGTTCCTGTCAGCGTTCAGGGTTGAGGGCAGAGATTCCTAGGCCTGCCcatgggcacacagagcccagccagggctgtgtctcAGCCCCACCTTtgccaggctgagctggctctgggcaCATCCGTCAGCCCTTGCTGCTCTCAGTGCACATGGGCATGCAAGGGAGCCCCAAGAATATTTCTGAAGGCAGGCAGCTCTTGTTTGCAGAACTTGAAGCCCAAGGGAACTTTCCAGACCTCCAGGCAATCTGTGAAAGAATGGCTTTTTTCTACGGGACTGGGGTCATGCAGGGGCACAGACTGCCAGGGCTCCATCAACCCCTTTGTGCCTCCACGGCTCTGGTGAAGACTGGAAACTGATATGAAATAATGGGACTTTCCAATCCTTATGCCCTTTATGACCTTTAAATTTCTTTGTCATCACTTCCTTGACTTTGTCTTCATCTTCGTCTTCATCTTTGTCTTGATCTCTCTCTTTGCCTTTACCTCTGCCTTTTTCCTTGTCTTGGTCTTGGCCATTTTGTGTTTGGGTGTGTCTTTTTGTGATTGTCTTTCTGTGTTCCACATTGTGTGTGACTTTCACATTCCCTTTCTCTTCGATTCCTCTTGCTGTTTCTCATCTTGCTCCTCAGATTTTCCCCTCTTCTTGTTTTCCAGGtactcctccttctcctgctccttctcctcctccttgtccTCCAACTTCTCCTCCACCTTCAACACGTCCCTCTGAGATGGCTGCCCATTTTACCTCCCCCTTAACTGAACCTTTCCCATCActctccttcttcttcatctatttcagttttgttccaATTTTCTTCTCCACCTTAACACCCATTGTTCCTGtaccttttctgttttgcattCCCCTTCCACTTCCATTTCCTACTCCCACTTCGGCACCGAAAAAACCAACATTTCCTCCCCCACATTTGGAAATTCAGAACCTGGGGTATCCATGACTTGGGAAAAGGAGGCAAAGAGACAGAAATTGGATGCAAGAAAACTTTATTGTCCCAAGAAGGGCAGCAGAGGTTgtgaaggggagggagggcaggccCCAGGCAGGCCGGGtgtcaggggctgcaggaggccaGGGCAGcttgtgcagagctcagcttgtccctgctgggctgaggcAGGCGTGGGTGTTTGGACTGGGCTGTGGTGGCTCTAGCAGGGCCCGCAGGTGTCCCAGAGCTTCTTGCTGTAGCGGGGCAGGGCGCAAGGGCTGCAGGCGGGAGCAGCGTAGGCTCTGCCAAAGGTGCAGAGGCCCCCCGAGGCCTGGGTGGCGCCGGTGCCGTAGAGGccgcccagccccagggagccgcCAAAGGCCGGTGCTCCGGAGGAGCCCACCACGgcctgctgggggaaggaggtgaGGATGGGCCCGGGGAAGGTGACCACCACGGGCGGCGGCTGGATCAAGGCCGAGGAGTCGGGGCACTGGCGGGCGCACAGCTCGTTGCAGCTCTCAGCGATgggctggggcacggccacGCTGGTCCTGGGGGGGCACAGGTCAGCGCTGCTCCTGGGGGGGCACAGGTCGTAGCAGGACATCTTGGCGTGAGGGAGATGAGGCTGAAAGGGAATTCAGAGAAACAGCGGTTAGAAGAGACACGGGGATCTCCCGATTCAGCAGCGCCCTGTTCCCACACCTGACAAGGACTCTGAGTTGCCAAAGCCACACTGCCTTGCccacactgcccagcactgaccctgtgccctgcagccccctcagagccctgaTCCCCACACCAGAGACCTCACAAGCCCTGCCCcactccctgtgcccagcctggctccgtCTCTCCCGGCCCAGCGGCTCCTTCCTTGCTGATGGCCGGGAGGCTCAGCcggggctggccctgccaggctggtgccagcacagccgCTGCCACGGCAGCTCTGGTGGCCAGGGagggccctgggcagcccctgggccagcaggcagagccccgCAGGCAcccacctggccttgggctgagcagagccaggcgGCGGCAGTGGATGCAGGCCTGGCCCAGGACAGCGCTTTTATGGGTGGCCGCAGAggcggggcaggagctgcccgtGCTGGGGGCACGTGTGCGGGGCCAGGGCCCggcctcagccctgctgccacgGGGCTCTTCTGCTGactcctgcctttcctgcccagccccaagCTGCACCATCAGCCCCTGCAATTATCCCGCTGGCACCCGGCCACTGCCACCTCCtgggccacagcagccccaggcagcgcCTGCCCTGTGTCACTGCCTGTCCCTcatgggcacagggcacagctgagccaaGGCCCAAGGaaaggcagctcctgtggggccctgcctgctcagcaccgtgcagccctgcacagtccagcagggcaggactcCATCTGcccctgggcacttccagggagcTCTGTGACACAGGGGACAAAGAGCGCTGGAGCCAGGCCTGACATTCATGGGACAAGGTTTAGAAACCCCCAAAAGGCACAACACAGTTCAGGGTTCCTTCAGCCCTGGCCAAAGACCCACACAACATTCAGCTCTGCCCTTGGAGCCAAATTCCGGGGTGGCATCCCTGCTATCAGGTATGTGACGTGGCAGGAAGGACAAGATGGcttgggcagcaggaggtgctgggctggcacctGGGGGATGCTGActcagggaggggcaggggctgcacagccctggtgtcagcagcagcagcagcagcagcagcagcagggagtgtCCCGTGTGCAGATTGGCCCGGCTGGAGctgagcaatgctggggctgctaTAAAAGGCCAGCCCGGGCCGGACCCAGCCAAGCACTGCCCTGgccaccttctcctcctcagggACAAGGGTAAGTGTGCCAGCGCttgtgctggctgctc
Coding sequences:
- the LOC134563290 gene encoding scale keratin-like, translated to MSCYDLCPPRSSADLCPPRTSVAVPQPIAESCNELCARQCPDSSALIQPPPVVVTFPGPILTSFPQQAVVGSSGAPAFGGSLGLGGLYGTGATQASGGLCTFGRAYAAPACSPCALPRYSKKLWDTCGPC